The genomic region CTTGCGGCGGCGCCGGCCCGCTCGGTCGGCGAGGCGCTGCAGGCGATGCCCGGCGTCATCGTCGGCCAGCGGCAGCAGTACGGCATCCAGGGCGACCTGACGATCCGCGGCTCGACCTTCGACCAGGTGCTGGTGCTGGTCGACGGCTTCGTGGCAGGCGACCCGCAGACGGGACACCATCTCCTGGACCTGCCGCTCGGGTTGGCCGACGTCGAGCGGCTCGAGGTGCTGCCCGGCCACGGGTCGGCCCTGTACGGCGCCGGCGCCTTCGGCGGCACGTTGAACGTGGCCACGCGCAGCCCGGGCCAGCGTACCGGCGGTGAGGTGGCGCTGACCGGCGGCGGTGACGGCACCTGGTCTGCCCGCGGCGCCCTGGACCTGGCGCCCGACGGTGCCGACGGGCGCCGTGCGCGCTTCTCGCTGGAGCGCTTCCGCACCGACGGCCACGAAGAGACGACGCCGGACGGTTCCGCGCAATGGGCGGGCGCCGACGCGCGCTCCACCACCGCGACCTGGCGTGAAGCCGATCGCTGGGGCGAGTGGGAGCTGGAGTCGTTCGCGGGCTATGCCGACCGCGCCTTCGGTGCGCGCGACTTCTACGCGCCGTTCCCTTCCTTCGAGGCGACACGGTCCTTCCTCGGCTGGACGCGGGCCCGAGGAAGGGTCACGCCCTGGCTGACGCTGGAGCCGCGGCTGGCGGTGCGCACGCACCGTGACCGTTTCTGGCTGCGTCGCGACCAGCCCCGGTCGTACGAGAACGATCACCTGACGCGCCGCTTCACCGGCGAGTTGCGCGGTCTCATCGGGATGGGTTGCCTGCACAGCCTGGCCGTGGGCGTGGAGGGCGCTTACGAGGACATCGACAGCCGCGGCGTGCGCGCCGGCGCGCAGGTCACGGCCCTGGGCCGCCATGTACGCCGCCAGGCCGCGCTTAGCCTGGAAGCGGACCGCCATGGCGAACGCCTGCGCTGGCAGGCGGGCGTGCGGCTGGATGGGCGCGAGGGGCTGCCCACGCGCGGTTCGGGAAGCGCGGCGGCCTCGTGGGCGTTGGGTGGCGGCCTGGCGGCGCGCGCCGGCGCCGGCACCGCCTTCCGCGCGCCGACGTTCACCGACCTCTACTACGTGGACCCGGCGAACGAGGGCAACCCGGGGTTGCGACCCGAACGGGGCTGGAGCTGGGACGCGGGCCTGGTCCTGGAACGTGACGCATGGTCGGCCGGCGCGACCTGGTTCGAGCGGCGGGAGAAGGACCGCATCGAGTGGGCGCGGCCCGTGGGCGAGACCGTCTGGCGCGTCCTCAACGTGGCCGAGGCCACCATTCGCGGCGCCGAGGCCCAGGCCGGGTGGCGCCATCCGCACGGGCACACGGCCTCGCTGACCTGGACCTGGCTGGAGACCGAAACGGCTCTGACCGACGGCTTCGAGGGCAAGTACGCGCTGCTGGCGCCCCGTCGCGTACTCGGTGCGCAGGGGCGTGCGGTACTCGGGTACGGGGTTGCGGCAGGCCTCTCGGTGCGCTACCTGGCGCACGCCGGCGGGCCGGACCCGTTCCGTCACCAGGCAACGCTGGATCTGCGCGCCGACTGGGCCTCGCCGTCTTCGGCCTGGTTCGCCGGCCTTGTCGTGACCAACGTGCTCGACCGCGTCCACGAGGAGATTCCCGGCGTCTCGTTGCCGGGACGCCTGTTGACCAGCACGGTGGGTCGCCGCTTCTGACCCGCAACCGGATGCGCCGGTTGCACCCCGATATCGCGGCAGCAACACTGGGGGCGGCGGCTCGGCCGCCTCTCGTGTACCATGGCGGCCACTGCCGGCCCTGCCGGCTCGTCCGTTCCACCGTCCGACGCAGGCCCCCGGGGAGCCCATGGACCGCTGGCAGCCCACCCAAGACGAACTCCTGGACGCCATGGCCGCCGCGCCCGACGGGATGTGCGTGACCGACCCGACCGGGCGCGTGCTCTTCGTCAACAACGCGTTCGCCGCGCTGTGCAGCGACAATGCCGTGGCGCTGCGCGGCCGCCTGCTGCCGGCATTGCTGGCGGCGGGCCCCGAGCCCGATTTCGCGGCCGAACTGCAGCGGATCCTTGACCAGGGCTGGGGCGCCTACGAGGCCAGCCTCATCGACCGCGAGGGCCGGGCACGTCGGGTCGGCGTGACCGCCCGCGTGTGCGGCCACGGGGCGCGGTGCAGCATCATTCATATGATGCGCGACGTCACCCGGGAGCGGCGGGCCGAGGACGACCTGCGCGACGCCCGGCAGCTCCTGCAGTCGGTCGTGGCCCAGTCGCCGACGGCGATCATCGGCTGGGATATCCGGTTCCGGGTCACCGAATGGAACCACGCCGCCGTGCGCATCTTCGGCTGGGAAAAGCACGAGGCGATCGGCCGGCACGCACGGTTCATCGTGCCGCTCCCGGAGCGGCAGCAGGTCGACGGCGTCTGGAACGAGCTGCTGCGCACGAGCGGCGGCCGGCGCTCGGCCAACGACAACCTGCGCCGTGACGGACGCGTCATCCGCTGCGACTGGTACAACGTTCCGGTCTACGACGACGCCGGGCGGGTGACGGGCGTCATGTCGCTGGTCGAGGACGTGACCGAGAAGCAGCGCCTGCAACAGGACCGCGAGATCCTGACCCGCGCCATCGACCAGTCCGACGACGCCTTCGTCATGACCGATCGTGAAGGCACCATCCTCTACGTGAACAAGGCGTTCGAGAAGATGACCGGCTACGCGCTGCGCGACGTGGTCGGGCGGAATCCGCGGCTCATGCAGAGCGGCCTGCACGACAGCGCATTCTACGAGGACATGTGGGAGACCATCACGTCGGGTCGGACGTGGCGCGGCGACCTGATCAACCGTCGCAAGGACGGCGTTCTCTACACCGAGAACATGACGATCACCGCCGTCTTCGGCCCGAACGGCGACATCACCAATTTCGTGGCCGCCAAGCGCGACGTGACCCGCCTGCGGGAACTGGATGAACGTTCGCGGCAGAGCCAGAAGATGGAGGCCATCGGCCGCCTGGCCGGGGGCATCGCGCACGACTTCAACAACATGCTCAACGTCATCATCGGCTATGCCGAGATGGCGTCAGAGGCGCTGCCGCCGAACCACCCGGTGGCCTCCGACATTCGCGAGATCGAGCGGGCCGCGCAGCGCTCGGCCGACCTCACGCGGCAGCTGTTGACGTTCTCCCGCAAGCAGGTCATCGAACCGCGGCCCGTCTGCCTCAACGAGAGCGTCGCCGACCTGGCCAAGACCCTCGGGCGCCTGATCGGCGAGCACATCGCGCTCGAATTCCACCCCGATCCCGAGCTCTGGCGCGCCATGATCGACCCTGCGCAGGTCGACCAGATCCTGGCCAACCTGGCCGCGAACGCGCGCGATGCCATGCCGCGCGGCGGGCACCTGGTCATCCGCACGGCCAACCGCAACGTGGACGAGGAGTTCTGCGAGGCGCACCTGGGACTCGAGCCGGGGAGTACGTGCACCTGATCGTGAGCGACGACGGCATGGGCATGGACGAACGCACCAGCCGCCACATCTTCGAGCCGTTCTACACGACAAAGATCGCGGGCAAGGGCACCGGCCTGGGCCTGGCGACCGTGAAGGGGATCGTCGACCAGAACGGCGGCTACATCGACCTGGAGAGCGCACCGGGACGGGGGGCGACATTCAACATCCTGCTGCCGCGTACCCTGGTCGAGCCTGCGATCGAGCCGGTCCCCGAGCTGCCCGTGAACCTGTCCGAGGGCGGTACGGTCCTGCTGGTCGAGGACGACGACCGCCTGCGCGAGCTGACCGGCGCCCTGCTGGCCAAGTTCGGCTTCACGGTGCTGTCGGCGGCCACGCCGCTGGCGGCCCTGCAGGTCTACCAGAAGAACCCCGATGCGTTCCGGCTGCTGGTGACCGACATCGTGATGCCGGGCATGAACGGGCGTGAGCTGCACGAGTGCCTGGCCGAACTGCGGCCGGGACTGCGGGCCGTGTTCATGTCGGGCTACGCGGAGCAGGGCATCATCGATCCGGGCTCGCTGAAGCCCGGCCTCGCGTTCCTGCCCAAGCCCTTCCATCGCGCCGACCTCGAGCGCGCCATCCGCTCCGCACTCGGGGCCGCGGTGGCCGAACATCCCCGGCGGGCAGCCGGCGGCGACTGACGGCCGGGGGCCGCCGGCGATCCGCGGATCTCACCCGAAGATGCGTGCGTGCTGCCACTTTCCCGAGACGAAGCGGCGCCACAGGAACCAGCCCTGGAGCAGGTAGCAGAGGCTGGCGCCCATCCAGGCGGTGATCACGTTGCCGCCGCTCGCGACGACCAGGTACCAGGTCAGCGGGATGAACATGCCCCACATCAGGATGGCGGTGACGATCATCGCGTAGCGCGTGTCGCCCGCGCCCTGCAGGATGCCGCTGCTGACCATGCGCACGCCGTCGAAGTACTGGAAGACGGCTGCCGCCACGGCCAGCGACGGTCCCAGCGCCAGGATCAGCGGGTCGTTCGTGAACACGCCGAAGATGTGGTCGCGCAGCGCCACCATGATCACCGCCAGCAGCAGCGAATAGTAGGCGCCCAGCTTGTACACCTGGCGACCGTAGTGCGTGGCGCGTCCGGGGTCGCCGGCGCCCAGGCAGTTGCCGGTCAGCACGCCGGCGGCCATGGTCAGGCCCCACAGCGGCATGAAGCTGAACGACAACAGCTGGATCGTGATCTGCGAGGCGGCCAGCGGCACGGCGCCGGCGGTGCCGACGAAGATCGAGAACATGACGAAGCCGCCCATGTCGACGAAGTTCTCGCCCGCGGCGGGGCTGCCCACGCGCACGAGCCGCGCCAGGGCGTGGCGGTCGGGCCACCGCGCACGGTGGATGCGATAGCGGGCCCGCAGGCTGGGCGCCAGGGCGAACCCGACCAAGGCCGCAGCATTGACGAAGGTGCCGATGCTGGTGGCGATCGAGGCACCCTTGATGCCCATGGCCGGCACGGCCAGCCAGGTGACGCCGCCCAGGGTGAAGCCCGACCAGCCGAAGATGAGCCAGATGTCGAGCACCACGTTGACCAGGTTGCCGAGCAGGCCGCACCACATGGGCACGCGCACATCGCGCCGCCCGGCAAAGAACCCGGTGACGGCGAACGACACCTGCGTGGCGACCGCGCTCACGCTGCGCCACTGGATGTAGGTGTAGGTCAGCGCCTGCACCTCGGCGGGGTTGCGCGTCCACGGCAGCACCAGGTAGCTGTACCAGCCGGCGAAGGTGAGCAGCACGCCGGTCAGCAGCGCGATGTACAGGCCCTGCCAGGCGTAGTGTCCCACCAGTTCGTCGTCGCCGCCGCCGTGCGCCTGCGCGACGAAGGTGCCGCTGATGCGGCTGAGGTTGTTGAACAGCGAGTAGCCGCACCAGGTGATCATGCCGCCCAGGCCGGCGGCCGCCAGCGAGGCGCTGTCGACCCGCCCGAGCAGGGCCGTGTCGACGGTCCACATCATGGTCTGCGAGAGCATCGTCAGGATGTTCGGCAGTGCGAGGGCCATGATCTCGCGCCCGTCGTGGACGCGCAGAAGGGACGCCGCAGTGGGGCGTCCGCGGGTCATCGCGGCGTTCGAATCCGGGTTCATCGCGGGTCTTCCGGCGAAGGGCTTGCCAAAGGTCCCGCGTAATCTAAGATGGCGTGAGCCCGTGGCCAAACGCCGAACTCCGGAGGCAGTGATGAACCGTCCCCTCGCGCGCGCGACAGCGCCCCTGCGCGGCGGGCTGACCGTGCCCGGCGACAAGTCGATCTCGCATCGCGTGGTCCTGCTGTCCCTGCTGGCCGACGGCCCCTGCCGGGCCACGGGCTGGCTGGACAGCGCCGACACGCGCAGCAGCCTCGAGGCCGTGCGCGCCCTCGGCGCCGTCGCGCACCTGGTCGGCGACGAACTGACGATCACGCCGCCGCCGGCCAGGCCGGTGCAGGACCTGGCCATCGACTGCGGCAACAGCGGCACCACGGCGCGGCTGCTCATGGGCCTGCTTGCGGGCTGGCTCAGGGCGGGCGACGGCGCCGTCACGCTGACGGGCGACGCCTCGCTGTGCGGGCGCCCCATGGGGCGCGTCGTCGAACCGCTGCGGCGCATGGGCGCCGACCTTGCCTGGGCCGGGGAGCACGGGCTCCTGCCGGTGGTCGTGCGGGGCGCGGCGCTGCGCGGTTGCGACCACGCGCTGCCGGTGGCCTCGGCGCAGGTGAAGTCTGCCCTGCTGCTGGCGGGCCTCGGCGCGGCGGGCGTCACGACGGTGCGCGGCGCCGACGGTTCGCGCGACCATACCGAACTGATGCTGCGGGGGCTGGGCGTGCCCGTGACCGGAACGCCGGAGGCGCCTGCGGTCGCGGGCCCGCGCAGCCTGGCCTCATTCTCCGCCACGGTGCCGGGCGACCCTTCGTCGGCCGCGTTCTTCCAGGTGGCCGCCGCGGCGGCGCCGGGCTCAGAGGTCACCGTGCACGGGCAGTCGCTCAACCCCACGCGCATCGGCGCGCTGGCCGTGCTGGCGCGCGCCGGGGCAGGTGTCGTGTTCGCTGCGGCCGCCGGCGTGAACGCAGCCGCGGGCGGCGAACCCCGCGGGGACGTGTGCGTGCGCGCGGGGCGCCTCTCGGCGTTCACCGTCGAAGGCCACGAGGTGCCGTCGCTCGTCGACGAGATCCCGGCGCTGGCGGTGTTGGCCACGCAGTGCGCCGGCCGCTCCGTCTTCCGCGGCGCGGGCGAGCTGCGCGTGAAGGAATCCGACCGGCTGTCGCTCCTGGCGCGCAACCTGCGACGATTGGGCGCGACGATCACGGAGACCGAAGACGGCCTCGTGATCGACGGCCCCTGTTCGCTGCAGGGCGGCGCGCCCGGTGCGCCACTCGAGCTCGAAACCGCCGGCGACCATCGCATCGCGATGGCGATGGCCGTCGCATCTTTGTTTACTAAAGGTGAAACCGCACTTGATGACGAGGGCTGTGTAGCGGTATCATTCCCGGGATTCTTCAGCGTCATGGAGCGCCTGCTCGACGGAGGCGCGCGGCCACGGCCCTGAAGGCCGTCCGTTCGACGGTGGAAGGCTCGCCCTCGGGCGCAGTCTTGTCAGGACCACCAGAGGGACGGGCGGCCTCCGGGGCCGTGCCTGTACAAATGGTTCCCGCACGAGGGTTCCCGCTTGCCGGCTCCCACTCAATGGTTCCCACCAGCGGCCGGCCGCGCGGCGGCGGGCCCACGCATGGATGGTTAACGCCATGACTACGCGCCCCGACTTTCCCGACTACCTCGCCGAGATGAAATGGCGCGGCTTCTTCGAGCAGTGCACCGACGAGGCCGCGCTGCAGGAAGCCATGGCCGCCGGCTCCCTGACCGGCTACGCGGGATTCGATCCGACGGCCGACAGCCTGCACGTGGGCAGCCTCGTGCCCATCATGGGGCTCGTGCACCTGCAGCGTCACGGCCACCGGCCCATCGCGATCGTCGGCGGCGGCACGGCGATGGTCGGCGACCCCAGCGGCAAGACCGAGCTGCGGCGCATGCTGACGGTGGCGGACATCGACCTGAACCTGGTCGGCATCCGCGCCCAGCTGGGGCGCTTCATCCGGCTGGGCGACGGCCCCGCCGACGGCCTGATGATCAACAACGCCGACTGGCTGCGGGACAAGGGCTACATCGAGTTCCTGCGCGACGTCGGCCGGCACTTCAGCGTCAACCAGATGCTGACGCGCGACTCGGTGAAGACCCGCATGGAAACGGGGCTCAGCTTCCTCGAGTTCAACTACATGATCCTGCAGGCCTACGACTTCCTGATGCTCAACCGCGACTACGACTGCCGGCTGCAGGTGGGCGGCAGCGACCAGTGGGGGAACATCTGCTCGGGTATCGACCTCTGCCGCCGCGTGAGCCGCGCCGAGGTCTTCGGCCTGACGTACCCGCTCATCGCCACCGCCAGCGGCGAGAAGATGGGCAAGACGGCCGCCGGCGCCGTCTGGCTCGACGCCGGCCGCACCAGTCCCTACGAGTTCTTCCAGTACTGGGTGAACGTCGACGACCGCGACGTCAGCCGGTTCCTGCGGATGTACACGCTGCTGTCGCCGGCGCGCATCACCGAGCTCGAGGGCCTGCAGGGCGCCGACATCCGCACCGCGAAGGCCGCGCTGGCCCGGGAAGTCACCACCCTGGTGCACGGCGCCGACGCCGCTGCCGCGGCCGAGAGCGCCGCGCGCGCGGCCTTCGGCGGCGGCGGCGATGCGGAGTCCATCCCCTCGAGCCGGCATGCGGCGAGCGAATTCGCCGGCGATGGGCTGGCATTGCTGGATGTGCTGAC from bacterium harbors:
- the aroA gene encoding 3-phosphoshikimate 1-carboxyvinyltransferase, yielding MNRPLARATAPLRGGLTVPGDKSISHRVVLLSLLADGPCRATGWLDSADTRSSLEAVRALGAVAHLVGDELTITPPPARPVQDLAIDCGNSGTTARLLMGLLAGWLRAGDGAVTLTGDASLCGRPMGRVVEPLRRMGADLAWAGEHGLLPVVVRGAALRGCDHALPVASAQVKSALLLAGLGAAGVTTVRGADGSRDHTELMLRGLGVPVTGTPEAPAVAGPRSLASFSATVPGDPSSAAFFQVAAAAAPGSEVTVHGQSLNPTRIGALAVLARAGAGVVFAAAAGVNAAAGGEPRGDVCVRAGRLSAFTVEGHEVPSLVDEIPALAVLATQCAGRSVFRGAGELRVKESDRLSLLARNLRRLGATITETEDGLVIDGPCSLQGGAPGAPLELETAGDHRIAMAMAVASLFTKGETALDDEGCVAVSFPGFFSVMERLLDGGARPRP
- a CDS encoding response regulator, with the protein product MSDDGMGMDERTSRHIFEPFYTTKIAGKGTGLGLATVKGIVDQNGGYIDLESAPGRGATFNILLPRTLVEPAIEPVPELPVNLSEGGTVLLVEDDDRLRELTGALLAKFGFTVLSAATPLAALQVYQKNPDAFRLLVTDIVMPGMNGRELHECLAELRPGLRAVFMSGYAEQGIIDPGSLKPGLAFLPKPFHRADLERAIRSALGAAVAEHPRRAAGGD
- a CDS encoding TonB-dependent receptor — encoded protein: MSIRPAAAVIAAVGLLAGAGARAQEAPAGPDFIVVDGDTLWLAEPLEIVGSRVPVALPGIVRPVRVLDQADLAAAPARSVGEALQAMPGVIVGQRQQYGIQGDLTIRGSTFDQVLVLVDGFVAGDPQTGHHLLDLPLGLADVERLEVLPGHGSALYGAGAFGGTLNVATRSPGQRTGGEVALTGGGDGTWSARGALDLAPDGADGRRARFSLERFRTDGHEETTPDGSAQWAGADARSTTATWREADRWGEWELESFAGYADRAFGARDFYAPFPSFEATRSFLGWTRARGRVTPWLTLEPRLAVRTHRDRFWLRRDQPRSYENDHLTRRFTGELRGLIGMGCLHSLAVGVEGAYEDIDSRGVRAGAQVTALGRHVRRQAALSLEADRHGERLRWQAGVRLDGREGLPTRGSGSAAASWALGGGLAARAGAGTAFRAPTFTDLYYVDPANEGNPGLRPERGWSWDAGLVLERDAWSAGATWFERREKDRIEWARPVGETVWRVLNVAEATIRGAEAQAGWRHPHGHTASLTWTWLETETALTDGFEGKYALLAPRRVLGAQGRAVLGYGVAAGLSVRYLAHAGGPDPFRHQATLDLRADWASPSSAWFAGLVVTNVLDRVHEEIPGVSLPGRLLTSTVGRRF
- a CDS encoding PAS domain S-box protein; this translates as MDRWQPTQDELLDAMAAAPDGMCVTDPTGRVLFVNNAFAALCSDNAVALRGRLLPALLAAGPEPDFAAELQRILDQGWGAYEASLIDREGRARRVGVTARVCGHGARCSIIHMMRDVTRERRAEDDLRDARQLLQSVVAQSPTAIIGWDIRFRVTEWNHAAVRIFGWEKHEAIGRHARFIVPLPERQQVDGVWNELLRTSGGRRSANDNLRRDGRVIRCDWYNVPVYDDAGRVTGVMSLVEDVTEKQRLQQDREILTRAIDQSDDAFVMTDREGTILYVNKAFEKMTGYALRDVVGRNPRLMQSGLHDSAFYEDMWETITSGRTWRGDLINRRKDGVLYTENMTITAVFGPNGDITNFVAAKRDVTRLRELDERSRQSQKMEAIGRLAGGIAHDFNNMLNVIIGYAEMASEALPPNHPVASDIREIERAAQRSADLTRQLLTFSRKQVIEPRPVCLNESVADLAKTLGRLIGEHIALEFHPDPELWRAMIDPAQVDQILANLAANARDAMPRGGHLVIRTANRNVDEEFCEAHLGLEPGSTCT
- a CDS encoding MATE family efflux transporter gives rise to the protein MNPDSNAAMTRGRPTAASLLRVHDGREIMALALPNILTMLSQTMMWTVDTALLGRVDSASLAAAGLGGMITWCGYSLFNNLSRISGTFVAQAHGGGDDELVGHYAWQGLYIALLTGVLLTFAGWYSYLVLPWTRNPAEVQALTYTYIQWRSVSAVATQVSFAVTGFFAGRRDVRVPMWCGLLGNLVNVVLDIWLIFGWSGFTLGGVTWLAVPAMGIKGASIATSIGTFVNAAALVGFALAPSLRARYRIHRARWPDRHALARLVRVGSPAAGENFVDMGGFVMFSIFVGTAGAVPLAASQITIQLLSFSFMPLWGLTMAAGVLTGNCLGAGDPGRATHYGRQVYKLGAYYSLLLAVIMVALRDHIFGVFTNDPLILALGPSLAVAAAVFQYFDGVRMVSSGILQGAGDTRYAMIVTAILMWGMFIPLTWYLVVASGGNVITAWMGASLCYLLQGWFLWRRFVSGKWQHARIFG
- a CDS encoding tyrosine--tRNA ligase: MVNAMTTRPDFPDYLAEMKWRGFFEQCTDEAALQEAMAAGSLTGYAGFDPTADSLHVGSLVPIMGLVHLQRHGHRPIAIVGGGTAMVGDPSGKTELRRMLTVADIDLNLVGIRAQLGRFIRLGDGPADGLMINNADWLRDKGYIEFLRDVGRHFSVNQMLTRDSVKTRMETGLSFLEFNYMILQAYDFLMLNRDYDCRLQVGGSDQWGNICSGIDLCRRVSRAEVFGLTYPLIATASGEKMGKTAAGAVWLDAGRTSPYEFFQYWVNVDDRDVSRFLRMYTLLSPARITELEGLQGADIRTAKAALAREVTTLVHGADAAAAAESAARAAFGGGGDAESIPSSRHAASEFAGDGLALLDVLTGVGLVESKGEARRLVRQGGVRVNGEAVADEQRRLTAADVQDGRIVLQLGKKRHHHLRLGE